A part of Halobaculum sp. MBLA0143 genomic DNA contains:
- a CDS encoding PPC domain-containing DNA-binding protein, with amino-acid sequence MRHREVETDAEYLARMETGADWREEIEALADEEDVDAGWFAAMGAVRAAELWFYDQREKEYHAVEFDEPLEVAACVGNVSLLDGERFAHTHAVLSRENGQALAGHLNNARVFAGEVYLRSFAEPLERAHHDQTDLDLWLND; translated from the coding sequence ATGCGACACCGCGAAGTCGAGACGGACGCGGAGTACCTCGCCCGGATGGAGACGGGCGCAGACTGGCGCGAGGAGATCGAGGCGCTGGCAGACGAGGAAGACGTGGACGCGGGGTGGTTCGCCGCGATGGGTGCCGTCCGGGCGGCCGAGCTGTGGTTCTACGACCAACGCGAGAAGGAGTACCACGCCGTCGAGTTCGACGAGCCGTTGGAGGTGGCGGCGTGTGTCGGCAACGTCTCCCTGCTCGACGGGGAACGGTTCGCCCACACTCACGCGGTGCTGTCGCGGGAGAACGGCCAGGCGCTGGCGGGCCACCTGAACAACGCCCGCGTGTTCGCCGGCGAGGTGTACCTCCGGTCGTTCGCGGAGCCGTTGGAGCGGGCACACCACGACCAGACGGATCTGGACCTCTGGCTGAACGACTGA
- a CDS encoding beta-CASP ribonuclease aCPSF1, translated as MSQVERQLEETKAQIEAEIPDDISVTDVTYEGPELVVYTRHPKQFARNGDLVRDLASELRKRITVRPHPDVLSLPREAEDDIREIIPDEAGVADLDFHQDTGEVVIEAEKPGLVIGRHGSTLREITKQVGWTPEVVRTPPIESSTVSNVRNFLKHEREERRDILEKVGRQIHREEMSDEQWVRISTLGCCREVGRAAFVLNTAETRVLIDCGDKPGSDDVPYLQVPEALGAGASNLDAVVLTHAHLDHSALIPLLFKYGYDGPIYCTEPTRDLMGLLTLDYLDVATKEGRTPPYDSEQVREAIKHCIPLEYGDVTDIAPDVKLTMHNAGHILGSAVSHFHIGDGLYNVCFSGDIHYEDTRLFNGAVNDFPRVETLVMESTYGGRNDYQTDQEDSEEKLLEVINETHERGGKVVIPAFAVGRSQEMMLVLEEAMRTGKIPEMPVHLDGMIWEATAIHTTYPEYLRDDLQDRIFHEDENPFLADQFNHIDAGEEERREVADGGPCIVLSTSGMVTGGPIMSWLRHLGSDTDSTLTFVGYQAQGTLGDKIQRGQDRIPVQDPDDPRRNSTLSLEMNVETVDGFSGHADRQGLENFVRTMNPRPEKVLCVHGDERSVQDLSSALYHDYNMRTFAPKNLETFRFE; from the coding sequence ATGAGCCAAGTCGAACGTCAACTCGAAGAGACGAAGGCACAGATCGAGGCCGAGATTCCCGACGATATCTCCGTCACGGACGTCACCTACGAGGGGCCAGAGCTGGTCGTCTACACCAGACACCCCAAACAGTTCGCCCGCAACGGCGACCTCGTCCGCGACCTCGCCTCCGAGCTCCGCAAGCGCATCACCGTCCGGCCACACCCGGACGTGTTGTCGCTCCCGCGGGAGGCGGAAGACGACATTCGGGAGATCATCCCCGACGAGGCCGGTGTCGCCGACCTCGACTTCCACCAAGACACCGGTGAGGTGGTGATCGAGGCGGAGAAGCCCGGACTGGTCATCGGCCGTCACGGCTCCACCCTGCGGGAGATCACGAAACAGGTCGGCTGGACGCCCGAGGTCGTCCGGACACCTCCCATCGAGTCGTCGACGGTGTCGAACGTCCGGAACTTCCTGAAACACGAGCGCGAGGAACGCCGAGACATCCTGGAGAAGGTGGGCCGACAGATCCACCGCGAGGAGATGTCCGACGAGCAGTGGGTTCGGATCTCCACGCTGGGCTGTTGCCGCGAGGTGGGTCGTGCGGCGTTCGTGCTCAACACGGCCGAGACACGGGTGCTGATCGACTGTGGCGACAAGCCCGGCTCCGACGACGTGCCGTACCTCCAGGTGCCGGAGGCGCTGGGCGCCGGCGCGAGCAACCTCGACGCGGTCGTGCTCACACACGCCCACCTGGACCACTCCGCGTTGATCCCGCTCCTGTTCAAGTACGGCTACGACGGGCCGATCTACTGTACGGAGCCGACCCGCGACCTGATGGGGCTGCTCACGCTGGACTACCTCGACGTCGCGACCAAGGAGGGGCGGACGCCGCCGTACGACTCCGAGCAGGTCCGGGAGGCGATCAAACACTGCATTCCGTTGGAGTACGGCGACGTGACGGACATCGCGCCGGACGTGAAGCTGACGATGCACAACGCAGGCCACATCCTCGGGTCGGCGGTGTCGCACTTCCACATCGGCGACGGGCTGTACAACGTCTGTTTCTCCGGCGACATCCACTACGAGGACACTCGACTGTTCAACGGGGCCGTCAACGACTTCCCGCGGGTGGAGACGCTCGTGATGGAGTCCACCTACGGCGGCCGGAACGACTACCAGACGGACCAGGAGGACTCCGAGGAGAAGCTGTTGGAGGTCATCAACGAGACCCACGAGCGCGGCGGGAAGGTCGTGATCCCGGCGTTCGCGGTCGGTCGGTCACAGGAGATGATGCTCGTCTTGGAGGAGGCGATGCGAACCGGGAAGATTCCGGAGATGCCGGTCCACCTGGACGGGATGATCTGGGAGGCGACTGCAATCCACACCACGTACCCGGAGTACCTGCGTGACGACCTCCAGGACCGGATCTTCCACGAGGACGAGAACCCGTTCCTGGCCGACCAGTTCAACCACATCGACGCCGGCGAGGAGGAACGCCGGGAGGTGGCCGACGGGGGGCCGTGTATCGTCCTGTCCACCTCCGGGATGGTCACCGGCGGCCCGATCATGTCCTGGCTGCGTCACCTCGGCAGCGACACGGACTCCACGCTCACCTTCGTCGGCTACCAGGCACAGGGGACGCTGGGCGACAAGATCCAACGCGGCCAGGACCGCATCCCCGTCCAGGATCCGGACGACCCGCGGCGCAACAGCACACTCAGCCTGGAGATGAACGTCGAGACCGTCGACGGCTTCTCCGGTCACGCCGACCGCCAGGGGCTAGAGAACTTCGTCCGGACGATGAACCCCCGCCCGGAGAAGGTGCTGTGTGTCCACGGCGACGAGCGGTCGGTACAGGACCTCTCGTCTGCGCTGTACCACGACTACAACATGCGGACGTTCGCGCCGAAGAACCTGGAGACGTTCCGGTTCGAGTGA
- a CDS encoding MTH1187 family thiamine-binding protein codes for MTVIALLSVAPVTEDSMAEDVADAVAALDEAGVAYETNPMGTVIETDDIGTLLDAVQAAHEAVDGDRVSTFLKIDDKRASDQRAFEKVDAVEEALGRPATSHQDPDDG; via the coding sequence GTGACAGTCATCGCACTCCTGTCGGTCGCGCCGGTGACGGAAGACAGCATGGCCGAAGACGTGGCCGACGCCGTCGCGGCCTTAGACGAGGCGGGCGTCGCCTACGAGACGAACCCGATGGGCACCGTGATCGAGACGGACGACATCGGGACGCTGCTGGACGCGGTGCAGGCGGCCCACGAGGCCGTCGACGGCGACCGCGTGAGCACGTTCCTCAAGATCGACGACAAACGAGCGTCGGACCAACGCGCCTTCGAGAAAGTCGACGCTGTCGAGGAGGCGCTTGGACGGCCGGCGACGAGCCACCAGGACCCGGACGACGGCTGA
- a CDS encoding YihY/virulence factor BrkB family protein, whose protein sequence is MSRATRAVELGRAVVHEARAEQLTFLAGSIAYHAFVSLLPLLLLVLFVLSALGGLAPTEAVFALVAAALTDGTADVLLAELRRASASRQLSLAGVAVLVWGTLRVFRGLDTAFSDVYETESANGFLDQLRDGLVVSGAFGLSVVVAATLHAAVPADGAGLGPTLANRLVLVVGLAVTLYPMYYVFPDTDVTPAEVVPGTLLAATGLTAFVSLFGLYVRWSGEQPEESVLAAILVFLTWLYVSGFVVLLGAVVNAVLSNRSADVSVRPVIGDAAGDDGPGDRRGAATAPTDADLAALERLLADGVVEVGGSDDALALPAPSAVAVERDGDGPRVTLSWDGDGATADGDRGRGD, encoded by the coding sequence GTGTCACGAGCGACGAGAGCGGTCGAACTCGGGCGGGCGGTGGTCCACGAGGCGCGGGCCGAGCAGCTGACGTTCCTCGCCGGCAGCATCGCCTACCACGCGTTCGTCTCGTTGCTGCCGCTCCTGTTGCTCGTCTTGTTCGTCCTGTCGGCGTTGGGCGGGCTCGCGCCGACGGAGGCGGTGTTCGCGCTCGTCGCCGCGGCGCTGACGGACGGCACCGCAGACGTGTTGTTGGCCGAGCTCCGGCGGGCCAGCGCCTCCCGACAGCTGTCCCTCGCGGGCGTCGCCGTGCTCGTGTGGGGGACGCTCCGGGTGTTCCGTGGGCTCGACACCGCCTTCTCGGACGTGTACGAGACGGAGTCGGCAAACGGCTTCCTGGACCAACTGCGGGACGGGCTCGTCGTCTCCGGGGCGTTCGGGCTGTCGGTGGTAGTCGCGGCGACGCTCCACGCCGCGGTGCCGGCAGACGGTGCCGGCCTCGGTCCGACGCTCGCCAACCGGCTCGTGCTCGTCGTCGGGCTGGCGGTGACGCTGTACCCGATGTACTACGTCTTCCCGGACACGGACGTGACCCCGGCGGAGGTGGTGCCGGGGACGCTGCTCGCCGCGACGGGGTTGACTGCGTTCGTCTCCCTGTTCGGACTGTACGTCCGGTGGAGCGGCGAGCAGCCCGAGGAGAGCGTGCTCGCGGCGATTCTGGTGTTCCTGACGTGGCTGTACGTCTCCGGGTTCGTGGTCTTACTGGGCGCGGTGGTCAACGCGGTGTTGTCGAACCGGAGCGCGGACGTGTCCGTACGGCCCGTGATCGGCGACGCGGCGGGCGACGACGGACCCGGCGACCGCCGTGGCGCCGCGACGGCGCCGACGGACGCCGACCTCGCGGCGCTGGAGCGGCTGCTCGCGGACGGCGTCGTCGAAGTCGGCGGCAGCGACGACGCCCTCGCGCTGCCGGCACCCTCGGCCGTCGCGGTCGAGCGCGACGGCGACGGCCCGCGCGTGACGCTGTCGTGGGACGGCGACGGCGCCACGGCCGACGGCGACCGCGGCCGAGGGGATTAG
- a CDS encoding NAD+ synthase: protein MSGQTVLQRDDVPLDLRLSEAELEATREHLVEFVREQVETAGADGAVMGLSGGIDSTTVSHLAVEALGAENVHGLVMPSEVNDDENMSDAERVAELLGIDYDVVEIEPIAEQLFDQLPEAADDQMATGNVRVRLRGVTNYFVANADDRLVLGTGNRSEALTGYYTKYGDQAVDCNPIGNLYKQQVRQLADHIGVPTDLVMKTPSAGMWVGQTDEEELGLDYDTLDSILAVHIDGGLSTSATCETLDVTEDQVSAVRELYESSAHKRAMPPAPDALGL, encoded by the coding sequence ATGAGTGGTCAGACGGTTCTACAACGCGACGACGTACCGCTCGACCTCCGGCTGTCGGAGGCAGAGTTGGAAGCGACGCGGGAACACTTGGTCGAGTTCGTTCGAGAACAGGTGGAGACGGCGGGTGCCGACGGGGCCGTCATGGGTCTGTCCGGCGGAATCGACTCCACGACCGTCTCGCACCTGGCCGTCGAGGCGCTGGGTGCCGAGAACGTCCACGGTCTGGTGATGCCGTCGGAGGTGAACGACGACGAGAACATGAGCGACGCCGAGCGGGTGGCGGAGCTCCTTGGAATCGACTACGACGTGGTCGAGATCGAGCCGATCGCCGAGCAGTTGTTCGACCAGCTGCCGGAGGCGGCCGACGACCAGATGGCTACGGGCAACGTCCGGGTGCGGCTCCGGGGTGTCACGAACTACTTCGTCGCCAACGCCGACGACCGGCTCGTGCTCGGCACGGGTAACCGGAGTGAGGCGCTGACGGGGTACTACACGAAGTACGGCGACCAGGCGGTCGACTGCAACCCCATCGGCAATCTGTACAAACAACAGGTCCGTCAGTTGGCCGACCACATCGGCGTCCCGACGGATCTCGTCATGAAGACCCCGTCGGCAGGCATGTGGGTCGGCCAGACGGACGAGGAGGAGCTGGGCCTGGACTACGACACGCTGGACTCCATCCTGGCGGTCCACATCGACGGCGGGCTGTCGACGAGCGCGACGTGTGAGACGCTGGACGTGACGGAAGACCAGGTGTCGGCCGTCCGCGAACTGTACGAGTCGTCGGCACACAAGCGGGCGATGCCGCCGGCGCCGGACGCGCTCGGGCTGTAG
- a CDS encoding succinic semialdehyde dehydrogenase yields the protein MFVPAVGRVVTPSEWSQDRLAALHDQLTATGEPSIPVESPVTGTEYAQLPTATESDVEAAVADGRAAAAEWRERSVEDRTAVLDAVADAVLDDRESLTSLVQRETGKSRRDAAEEVFDVAVTAGYYADTAASTLADERRQGVIPLLTRADVHHHPLGVVGMIAPWNYPLTLVVSDALPALVAGNAVVCKPAEATTHVAARAKELLVEAGVPADLFQIVPGRGPEVGPNLVERVDYVSFTGSTAAGREVAALAGENLVPVSMELGGKNPLLVLDDADPEAAAQGAVRSSFANAGQLCITTERLFVHEDVYDEFRDAFVEAVEEIRLGFDYDWRAEMGPLLSQAQFEKTRDHVDDARERGATVLTGGEPRPDLGPYFHEPTVLADVPTDATAHDTETFGPVVALYPVSDTDEAVARANDTEYGLHGAVWTGDEERGRAVARRIDTGTVSINEGYAAAWAAVDAPMGGRGDSGVGRRHGPEGLLRYTDAQTVATGGPVPVGPEGVPDRLWAAGLSTVARLLRKVPRWIR from the coding sequence ATGTTCGTCCCGGCCGTCGGGAGGGTCGTGACACCCAGCGAGTGGTCCCAGGACCGCCTCGCGGCGCTCCACGACCAGCTGACCGCGACCGGGGAGCCGTCGATTCCCGTCGAGTCGCCCGTGACGGGCACGGAGTACGCCCAGTTGCCGACGGCGACGGAGTCGGACGTGGAGGCGGCCGTCGCCGACGGCCGTGCGGCGGCCGCCGAGTGGCGCGAGCGCTCGGTCGAGGACCGCACGGCGGTCTTGGACGCGGTCGCCGACGCGGTGCTCGACGACCGCGAGTCGTTGACGAGTCTCGTCCAGCGCGAGACGGGGAAGTCCCGCCGGGACGCCGCAGAGGAGGTGTTCGACGTGGCAGTCACCGCCGGCTACTACGCCGACACCGCCGCGAGCACGCTCGCCGACGAGCGCCGCCAGGGCGTGATCCCGTTGCTCACCCGGGCGGACGTCCACCACCACCCCCTCGGCGTCGTCGGGATGATCGCCCCCTGGAACTACCCGCTGACGCTGGTCGTCTCCGACGCGCTCCCGGCGTTGGTCGCCGGCAACGCCGTCGTCTGCAAGCCCGCAGAGGCGACCACCCACGTCGCCGCCCGGGCGAAGGAACTGCTCGTCGAGGCCGGAGTGCCCGCCGACCTGTTCCAGATCGTCCCCGGCCGCGGGCCGGAGGTGGGGCCGAACCTGGTCGAACGGGTCGACTACGTCTCGTTCACCGGCAGCACCGCGGCCGGGCGGGAGGTGGCCGCACTCGCCGGCGAGAACCTCGTCCCCGTCTCGATGGAGCTCGGCGGCAAGAACCCGTTGCTCGTGTTGGACGACGCCGACCCGGAGGCAGCCGCCCAGGGGGCCGTTCGGTCGTCGTTCGCCAACGCCGGCCAACTGTGTATCACGACCGAGCGGCTGTTCGTCCACGAGGACGTGTACGACGAGTTCCGCGACGCGTTCGTGGAGGCGGTCGAGGAGATCCGACTCGGGTTCGACTACGACTGGCGGGCGGAGATGGGGCCGTTGCTGTCGCAGGCACAGTTCGAGAAGACCCGCGACCACGTCGACGACGCCCGCGAACGCGGGGCGACCGTTCTGACGGGCGGGGAGCCGCGCCCGGACCTGGGACCGTACTTCCACGAGCCGACCGTCCTCGCGGACGTGCCGACGGACGCGACCGCACACGACACGGAGACGTTCGGGCCGGTGGTCGCGCTCTACCCCGTCTCGGACACGGACGAGGCGGTCGCGCGGGCCAACGACACGGAGTACGGCCTCCACGGCGCGGTGTGGACCGGCGACGAGGAACGCGGCCGGGCGGTCGCTCGCCGGATCGACACCGGCACCGTCTCGATCAACGAGGGGTACGCCGCCGCCTGGGCGGCCGTCGACGCGCCGATGGGTGGGCGCGGCGACTCTGGCGTCGGCCGTCGCCACGGCCCGGAGGGACTGCTCCGGTACACGGACGCCCAGACGGTCGCCACGGGCGGCCCGGTGCCGGTCGGCCCCGAGGGCGTCCCGGATCGACTGTGGGCCGCCGGGCTGTCCACTGTCGCCCGTCTCCTGCGAAAAGTACCTCGCTGGATTCGCTGA